The Armatimonadota bacterium genome includes a window with the following:
- a CDS encoding sigma factor-like helix-turn-helix DNA-binding protein codes for MHHSYRSYEEIALILGVPVGTVRSRLATAKDQLLRHLQAERPAHPEASAATPAFTATTLGDIRRSLWEGDARPFDFFDADLRFTFVSPGAPPSSHSGIASWKDEVRGDVLAGTVVHPDRVIVSHTVSIIEGRIENAPETPARCPPGAIAVLFHDAHRIARMRIHMEPRPAGTGDRPARSSPA; via the coding sequence ATGCACCATTCCTACCGTTCCTATGAGGAGATCGCACTGATCCTTGGCGTGCCGGTGGGAACCGTGCGGAGCCGCCTGGCCACGGCGAAGGACCAGCTGCTGCGCCACCTCCAGGCCGAGCGCCCGGCCCATCCAGAGGCCTCCGCCGCCACACCGGCGTTTACCGCGACGACCCTGGGGGACATCCGGCGCAGCCTCTGGGAGGGTGACGCGCGGCCGTTCGACTTCTTCGATGCGGATCTGCGCTTCACGTTCGTCTCCCCGGGTGCGCCGCCCTCTTCGCATTCCGGGATCGCCTCCTGGAAAGACGAAGTGCGGGGCGACGTTCTCGCCGGCACCGTCGTCCACCCCGATCGCGTCATCGTGTCCCACACGGTATCGATCATCGAAGGACGCATCGAGAACGCGCCGGAGACGCCGGCGCGCTGCCCTCCCGGCGCCATCGCCGTGCTCTTCCACGATGCGCACCGCATCGCGCGCATGCGCATCCACATGGAACCCCGCCCCGCAGGGACGGGGGACCGCCCGGCCCGGTCGTCTCCGGCATAG